A region from the Triticum urartu cultivar G1812 chromosome 1, Tu2.1, whole genome shotgun sequence genome encodes:
- the LOC125544265 gene encoding protein HGH1 homolog isoform X2: MADELDELIDFLSNSSPQVRGAAADIVRGLTGDSDGLRSLAARADRALPALLRLLASVGGGGAGEAAADSLVNLSQDGDLAARLVVLGAVAAAMDVMVKRGGEQPKLARSLVMLLVNLTQVESGISALLQVGDEKVQGLYVAKLVRSFCRSSCDSEDEDIFEHIASILVNISKVEAGRRILMEPKRGLLKQIIGQFDSTNQLRKKGVAGTIRNCCFEADTQIQNLLSIAEYLWPALLLPVAGKKIYSEEDRSKMPPELANALSHEREAVDDSEIRERALEAIYMIVMQDDGRKAFWSVNGPRILQVGYEDEEDLKVMGAYELIGSLLVGKGEIEQDQEQGEDKPQ; this comes from the exons ATGGCCGACGAGCTGGACGAGCTCATCGATTTCCTCTCTAACAGCTCCCCTCAG GTGCGCGGCGCCGCGGCGGACATCGTGCGGGGGCTCACCGGGGACAGCGACGGGCTGCGCTCCCTCGCGGCGCGCGCCGACCGCGCGCTGCCGGCGCTGCTCCGGCTGCTCGCGTCCGTGGGGGGCGGTggcgcgggcgaggcggcggccgactcGCTCGTCAACCTCAGCCAGGACGGCGACCTCGCCGCGCGCCTCGTGGTGCTCGGCGCCGTCGCGGCCGCCATGGACGTGATGGTCAAGCGCGGCGGCGAGCAGCCCAAGCTCGCTCGCAGCCTTGTCATGCTGCTCGTCAACCTCACCCAGGTCGAGTCCGGCATCTCGGCCCTCCTCCAG GTTGGTGATGAAAAGGTGCAAGGGTTGTATGTTGCAAAGCTTGTGCGCTCATTCTGCAGGTCATCTTGTGACTCTGAAG ATGAAGATATATTTGAACACATCGCCTCTATACTTGTGAATATCTCAAAGGTTGAAGCTGGACGGAGAATACTGATGGAACCTAAGAGAGGTCTTCTAAAGCAGATTATAGGACAATTTGATTCAACAAACCAACTTAGAAAGAAAGGG GTTGCTGGCACCATCCGTAACTGTTGCTTTGAAGCTGATACCCAGATACAAAATTTGCTTTCTATAGCAGAATATCTTTGGCCAGCTCTACTTTTGCCTGTAGCTGGAAAGAAG ATCTATAGCGAAGAAGATAGATCGAAAATGCCTCCCGAGCTTGCAAATGCACTTTCTCATGAACGAGAAGCTGTTGATGATTCTGAAATTCGTGAACGGGCACTGGAGGCTATCTATATGATCGTGATGCAG GATGATGGACGAAAGGCCTTTTGGTCAGTCAATGGGCCACGGATACTGCAGGTTGGTTATGAAGACGAAGAGGACCTGAAAGTGATGGGAGCATATGAGTTGATTGGTTCTTTG CTTGTCGGTAAGGGTGAAATTGAAcaagatcaagagcaaggagAAGATAAGCCTCAATGA
- the LOC125544265 gene encoding protein HGH1 homolog isoform X1 — MADELDELIDFLSNSSPQVRGAAADIVRGLTGDSDGLRSLAARADRALPALLRLLASVGGGGAGEAAADSLVNLSQDGDLAARLVVLGAVAAAMDVMVKRGGEQPKLARSLVMLLVNLTQVESGISALLQVGDEKVQGLYVAKLVRSFCRSSCDSEDEDIFEHIASILVNISKVEAGRRILMEPKRGLLKQIIGQFDSTNQLRKKGVAGTIRNCCFEADTQIQNLLSIAEYLWPALLLPVAGKKIYSEEDRSKMPPELANALSHEREAVDDSEIRERALEAIYMIVMQDDGRKAFWSVNGPRILQVGYEDEEDLKVMGAYELIGSLVLPLNFGMSIFAVLHLNNECFAFRITYFVCAHLQSS; from the exons ATGGCCGACGAGCTGGACGAGCTCATCGATTTCCTCTCTAACAGCTCCCCTCAG GTGCGCGGCGCCGCGGCGGACATCGTGCGGGGGCTCACCGGGGACAGCGACGGGCTGCGCTCCCTCGCGGCGCGCGCCGACCGCGCGCTGCCGGCGCTGCTCCGGCTGCTCGCGTCCGTGGGGGGCGGTggcgcgggcgaggcggcggccgactcGCTCGTCAACCTCAGCCAGGACGGCGACCTCGCCGCGCGCCTCGTGGTGCTCGGCGCCGTCGCGGCCGCCATGGACGTGATGGTCAAGCGCGGCGGCGAGCAGCCCAAGCTCGCTCGCAGCCTTGTCATGCTGCTCGTCAACCTCACCCAGGTCGAGTCCGGCATCTCGGCCCTCCTCCAG GTTGGTGATGAAAAGGTGCAAGGGTTGTATGTTGCAAAGCTTGTGCGCTCATTCTGCAGGTCATCTTGTGACTCTGAAG ATGAAGATATATTTGAACACATCGCCTCTATACTTGTGAATATCTCAAAGGTTGAAGCTGGACGGAGAATACTGATGGAACCTAAGAGAGGTCTTCTAAAGCAGATTATAGGACAATTTGATTCAACAAACCAACTTAGAAAGAAAGGG GTTGCTGGCACCATCCGTAACTGTTGCTTTGAAGCTGATACCCAGATACAAAATTTGCTTTCTATAGCAGAATATCTTTGGCCAGCTCTACTTTTGCCTGTAGCTGGAAAGAAG ATCTATAGCGAAGAAGATAGATCGAAAATGCCTCCCGAGCTTGCAAATGCACTTTCTCATGAACGAGAAGCTGTTGATGATTCTGAAATTCGTGAACGGGCACTGGAGGCTATCTATATGATCGTGATGCAG GATGATGGACGAAAGGCCTTTTGGTCAGTCAATGGGCCACGGATACTGCAGGTTGGTTATGAAGACGAAGAGGACCTGAAAGTGATGGGAGCATATGAGTTGATTGGTTCTTTGGTATTACCACTGAACTTTGGAATGTCTATATTTGCTGTACTGCACTTAAATAATGAATGCTTTGCTTTTAGAATAACATATTTTGTTTGCGCGCACCTTCAGTCTTCCTGA